Proteins from a genomic interval of Onychostoma macrolepis isolate SWU-2019 chromosome 17, ASM1243209v1, whole genome shotgun sequence:
- the ap4s1 gene encoding AP-4 complex subunit sigma-1 isoform X1, whose translation MIKFILMVNKQGQTRLSKYYEQVELGKRAALEADVVRGCLARRKEECSFVEYKDYKLVYRQYAALFIVVGITENENELSIYELVHNFVEVLDKYFSRVSELDVSFISVITHEVLLTKLDYDCVFSDACIYMRVSFLNAQSDHVQFR comes from the exons ATGATCAAGTTCATACTTATGGTCAACAAACAGGGGCAGACTCGCCTATCCAAGTATTATGAACAAGTGGAGCTTGGGAAGAGAGCAGCTCTGGAAGCTGATGTGGTCAGGGGATGCCTCGCGCGGAGGAAGGAAGAG TGTTCATTTGTGGAGTATAAGGACTACAAACTGGTCTATCGACAGTACGCAGCACTTTTCATAGTTGTTGGCATCACTGAAAATGAG AATGAGCTCTCAATCTATGAGCTTGTGCACAACTTTGTAGAGGTGTTAGACAAGTATTTCAGTCGTGTG AGTGAGCTGGATGTATCCTTTATAAGTGTAATTACACATGAAGTATTATTGACCAAACTTGACTATGATTGTGTCTTCAGTGATGCGTGTATTTATATGAGGGTTTCTTTCCTTAATGCACAATCAGATCATGTTCAGTTTAGATAA
- the ap4s1 gene encoding AP-4 complex subunit sigma-1 isoform X2, protein MIKFILMVNKQGQTRLSKYYEQVELGKRAALEADVVRGCLARRKEECSFVEYKDYKLVYRQYAALFIVVGITENENELSIYELVHNFVEVLDKYFSRVSELDIMFSLDKVHIILDEMILNGHIVETNKNRILAPLLALDKMAES, encoded by the exons ATGATCAAGTTCATACTTATGGTCAACAAACAGGGGCAGACTCGCCTATCCAAGTATTATGAACAAGTGGAGCTTGGGAAGAGAGCAGCTCTGGAAGCTGATGTGGTCAGGGGATGCCTCGCGCGGAGGAAGGAAGAG TGTTCATTTGTGGAGTATAAGGACTACAAACTGGTCTATCGACAGTACGCAGCACTTTTCATAGTTGTTGGCATCACTGAAAATGAG AATGAGCTCTCAATCTATGAGCTTGTGCACAACTTTGTAGAGGTGTTAGACAAGTATTTCAGTCGTGTG AGTGAGCTGGAT ATCATGTTCAGTTTAGATAAAGTACACATTATACTTGATGAAATGATCCTGAATGGACACATTGTGGAGACAAATAAGAACCGGATACTGGCACCACTACTGGCCCTGGACAAGATGGCTGAAAGCTGA